In the Muricauda sp. MAR_2010_75 genome, one interval contains:
- the yajC gene encoding preprotein translocase subunit YajC, with protein MENIGQFLPLILIFAVAYFFMIRPQMKRQKDEKKFTSELKKGDKIITKSGLHGKIVELNDKDFSCVIETMAGRLKFDRSAISMEMSKKLNTPSEKK; from the coding sequence ATGGAAAACATAGGACAGTTTTTACCGCTGATATTGATTTTTGCCGTGGCGTATTTTTTTATGATTCGTCCTCAAATGAAACGTCAGAAGGATGAGAAAAAATTTACTTCGGAGTTAAAAAAAGGGGATAAGATTATCACCAAAAGCGGACTTCACGGCAAGATTGTGGAATTGAACGACAAGGACTTCTCCTGTGTCATTGAAACCATGGCTGGTCGATTGAAATTTGACCGCTCTGCCATTTCCATGGAAATGAGCAAAAAGTTGAACACACCTTCCGAGAAAAAGTAA
- a CDS encoding DUF1573 domain-containing protein encodes MKRITTILTLFLAVGLVSVSCKDKASKKIVADNVESATSRDEAQKQLPVMTFEKAEHDFGTIAQGTPQETSFKFTNTGDAPLIITDAKSSCGCTVPQYPKNTPIAPGESGELLVKFNGSGQNQVTKTITVTANTEKGTEMLRIKAFVNPAGAAPAGPVK; translated from the coding sequence ATGAAAAGAATAACAACAATTTTAACTTTATTCCTAGCAGTGGGATTAGTGAGTGTTTCCTGCAAGGACAAAGCCTCAAAAAAAATAGTTGCTGACAATGTTGAAAGTGCTACCAGTAGAGATGAAGCACAAAAGCAACTTCCTGTGATGACCTTTGAAAAGGCAGAGCATGATTTTGGAACTATTGCTCAAGGAACCCCCCAAGAGACTTCCTTTAAATTTACCAACACCGGAGATGCTCCGCTGATTATTACTGATGCAAAAAGTAGCTGTGGATGTACCGTTCCTCAATATCCAAAAAACACACCTATTGCTCCAGGGGAGTCTGGTGAGTTGTTGGTGAAGTTCAACGGTTCTGGACAAAACCAGGTGACCAAGACCATCACCGTTACGGCCAATACCGAAAAAGGAACAGAAATGTTAAGGATCAAAGCTTTTGTCAACCCTGCGGGTGCGGCTCCAGCTGGTCCTGTTAAATAG
- the nusB gene encoding transcription antitermination factor NusB — MLTRRHIRVKVMQCIYALIQSKDDSLEKQEKFLKVSIENMYVLYLLVLSLLAELHQMANRHVNRTSKKYLATEEDNYPDPEKFVKNRLLLQIANNESLKAALSKRKLNNWYLNEEYVKIIYKEVIGSDIYKTYMTNGKDNYEDDRDVVLQLFKEIVAPNDKIYEYFEDDKLTWVDDIPIVNTYLMKRLRKANENSNEKFFLPTLLKDQQDMDYANDLLTKTLLNDAKWEEEIEGKTPNWDNDRIAEIDSIILKMAICELLNFPSIPEKVTLNEYLEIAKEYSTPKSSIFINGVLDKLAKEYKSTGRLQKIGRGLQ, encoded by the coding sequence ATGCTTACCCGCAGGCATATCAGAGTAAAAGTGATGCAATGTATTTATGCATTGATCCAATCCAAGGACGATTCCCTGGAGAAACAGGAAAAGTTCCTAAAAGTGAGTATAGAGAACATGTATGTGCTTTATTTGCTCGTTTTAAGCCTTTTGGCCGAACTGCACCAAATGGCCAATAGGCATGTGAACCGTACTTCAAAAAAATACCTCGCCACTGAGGAAGACAACTATCCCGATCCTGAAAAGTTTGTAAAGAACAGATTGTTGTTGCAAATAGCCAACAATGAATCCCTAAAGGCTGCCTTGTCCAAACGAAAATTGAACAATTGGTACTTGAACGAGGAGTATGTGAAGATTATTTATAAAGAGGTGATTGGTAGCGATATTTACAAAACGTACATGACCAATGGTAAGGACAATTACGAAGATGATCGTGATGTAGTATTGCAACTTTTCAAGGAAATTGTAGCTCCAAACGACAAAATTTACGAGTATTTTGAGGATGATAAACTCACTTGGGTAGATGATATTCCCATTGTAAACACCTATTTGATGAAACGTTTGCGAAAGGCCAATGAAAACTCCAATGAGAAGTTTTTTCTCCCGACCCTGCTCAAGGACCAACAGGACATGGATTATGCCAATGACCTGCTGACGAAAACCTTGCTCAACGATGCCAAATGGGAAGAGGAAATAGAGGGAAAGACGCCCAATTGGGACAATGACCGTATTGCCGAGATTGATTCCATCATCCTTAAAATGGCCATTTGTGAGCTCCTCAACTTTCCATCCATCCCCGAAAAAGTGACCCTGAATGAGTATTTGGAGATAGCAAAGGAATACTCCACGCCCAAGAGCAGTATCTTTATCAACGGGGTTTTGGACAAGTTGGCCAAGGAATATAAATCTACCGGAAGACTGCAAAAAATAGGTAGAGGGTTACAATAA
- a CDS encoding ABC transporter ATP-binding protein, with translation MKELKHLNKYFKKYWFKLLMGVLITIVARIFSLIMPSYVNKSIQAVEDFMSNTITLPEAKGMLFQYILIIIGAALLSGLFTFLMRQTIINVSRYIEYDLKNEVFDHYQLLSLNFYKKNRIGDLMNRISEDINQVRLYAGPAIMYGIQTLTLFACLIPLMFIKAPTLAAYTLLPLPILSVLIYQISKVIHKRSTKVQEFLSTLSTFTQESFSGVAVIKAYSLEPKINSELQGLAQDGKDTSMALAKVNAWFFPLMILLIGISNIFVIYIGGRQYINGQIESIGIIAEFILYVNMLTWPVAIVGWLTSIIQRAEASQKRINEFLKEEPSIKNEVAQETPIKGEIEFKNVTFTYEDTNITALRDVSFTIKAGETVAFLGKTGSGKSTILDLVARLYDVSSGEILIDGVPLKKLNLNSLRSSIGAVPQDAFLFSDTIENNIRFGNENASFDEIVDVAKKAVVHKNIQGFAKKYNTILGERGITLSGGQKQRVSIARALLKDPKIYLFDDCLSAVDTETEEEILNNLKRESQNRTTLIVSHRVSSAKNADKIIVLENGTILQEGTHEQLNNIDGYYKELYLNQLSGKE, from the coding sequence ATGAAGGAACTAAAACACCTAAATAAATACTTTAAAAAATACTGGTTTAAGCTGTTGATGGGGGTCTTGATCACCATCGTTGCCCGTATTTTTTCCTTGATAATGCCTTCGTATGTGAACAAATCCATACAGGCCGTGGAGGATTTTATGTCAAACACCATTACCCTGCCCGAAGCCAAAGGAATGCTGTTCCAATATATTCTCATCATCATTGGTGCTGCGCTATTGTCGGGTCTTTTTACCTTTTTAATGCGACAGACCATCATTAATGTGTCCAGATACATTGAATATGACCTAAAAAACGAGGTCTTTGATCATTACCAATTGCTCAGCCTAAATTTTTACAAAAAAAACAGGATCGGGGACCTCATGAACCGGATCAGTGAGGATATCAACCAAGTACGGTTGTACGCTGGTCCCGCCATTATGTATGGTATTCAGACGCTCACGCTTTTTGCCTGTTTAATTCCGCTGATGTTCATAAAAGCCCCCACCCTAGCCGCGTATACCTTGTTGCCCTTGCCCATTTTATCGGTTTTGATCTACCAGATCAGTAAGGTCATCCATAAAAGAAGTACCAAGGTGCAGGAGTTTTTGTCCACCCTCTCCACCTTTACCCAAGAATCATTTTCGGGCGTGGCCGTGATCAAAGCTTATAGTCTTGAACCCAAGATCAATTCAGAATTACAGGGTTTGGCGCAAGATGGAAAGGATACCAGTATGGCACTGGCGAAGGTAAATGCCTGGTTTTTTCCATTGATGATTTTGCTAATTGGCATCAGTAACATTTTTGTGATTTATATTGGGGGAAGACAGTACATCAACGGTCAAATTGAATCCATCGGAATCATTGCGGAGTTTATCCTTTATGTAAATATGCTTACGTGGCCCGTTGCCATTGTTGGATGGCTCACATCCATCATTCAAAGGGCCGAGGCTTCCCAAAAGCGAATCAATGAGTTTTTAAAGGAAGAACCTTCCATTAAAAATGAAGTAGCGCAGGAGACCCCCATAAAAGGAGAGATTGAATTTAAAAATGTGACCTTTACCTATGAGGACACCAATATTACAGCGCTACGGGATGTATCCTTTACCATTAAGGCCGGGGAAACAGTGGCCTTTTTGGGGAAAACAGGGTCGGGAAAATCCACCATCCTGGATTTGGTGGCACGACTTTACGACGTAAGTTCCGGAGAAATATTGATTGATGGCGTTCCCCTTAAAAAATTGAACCTGAACAGTTTACGGAGTTCCATTGGTGCCGTACCCCAAGATGCTTTCTTATTTTCTGATACGATTGAGAACAATATTAGATTTGGTAATGAAAACGCCTCCTTTGACGAGATTGTTGACGTAGCTAAAAAGGCGGTGGTCCACAAGAACATTCAAGGTTTTGCCAAAAAGTACAATACCATATTGGGTGAACGTGGCATTACGCTGAGTGGCGGTCAAAAGCAACGGGTATCCATTGCGCGTGCCCTGCTCAAAGACCCAAAAATATATCTTTTTGATGATTGTTTGTCCGCTGTGGATACCGAAACCGAAGAAGAAATCCTAAACAATTTAAAACGCGAATCGCAAAACAGAACCACCTTGATCGTTAGCCATCGAGTCTCTTCTGCCAAAAACGCGGATAAGATCATTGTATTGGAAAATGGAACCATACTCCAAGAGGGCACCCATGAGCAGTTGAACAACATTGATGGGTACTATAAAGAACTCTATCTCAACCAGCTCTCAGGTAAAGAATGA